One window from the genome of Tachysurus vachellii isolate PV-2020 chromosome 5, HZAU_Pvac_v1, whole genome shotgun sequence encodes:
- the g6fl gene encoding g6f-like isoform X1, giving the protein MSSYSLLFSLVCICECFIFPASAQRVNAWSDVIMVETGSAVTLCCSEEPVVTPRLVTWMMMGDKGTNWTSLFSVIREGGNKRLQNAGRILEISDQIFLRFTATEESGGLYSCLLEKEDKKFKERIILLAVIKLTLAPASVIPIDSTARLKAEVSPSYAVAGGTWLSRTGSPLLTDVSLAGTLLTKLPRVTPSDNGIYTCNITVDGQSRKPVYSYTLRVKLYGKKVAWFPNITYAGPLYSLAALSRSAVTLPCPNINGDYVLLYWWRPDSPSSSPELIFQFDRWRDSKKQSNLRLSLLNRPSVLSGNFSFLLRPEMKDAGRYQCEVFRDDQVFAQVTALTVLYGYSKIRSYSSSMDLICMYSERSLVASVKWSHVQRPERQLPSSAVMGQTIITIDLPITPDTAGDYTCTLQLNNGQTIRYLYTATMPRTEPPCCSSEQPHDLTTQTAVSLLQPTERNSTPEPSILLPALSLLLFLVPVVAVAVGVLLWRRGPCTFPQNMERTLSHYSGEVENIYETPEDVRQSTPQNAVYMDLKLTGETDVYRELDRYDQCCG; this is encoded by the exons ttaatGCTTGGAGTGATGTGATCATGGTTGAAACAGGCTCAGCCGTCACCCTGTGCTGCTCTGAGGAACCCGTTGTAACCCCCAGGCTGGTTACATGGATGATGATGGGAGACAAGGGGACAAATTGGACCAGCCTGTTTTCAGTTATCCGAGAAGGAGGGAATAAGAGACTACAAAATGCAGGCAGAATTCTGGAGATATCTGATCAAATTTTCTTGCGATTTACTGCCACAGAGGAAAGTGGAGGGCTCTACTCTTGCTTGCTGGAGAAGGAGGACAAGAAGTTTAAAGAGAGAATTATTCTTCTTGCTGTTATTAAAC tgaCCTTAGCGCCGGCTTCTGTCATCCCCATCGACAGCACTGCGAGGTTAAAAGCTGAAGTATCTCCCTCCTATGCCGTAGCGGGTGGGACGTGGCTCTCACGCACCGGCTCACCATTACTCACTGATGTGTCCTTAGCAGGCACCCTGCTCACCAAACTGCCCCGTGTCACCCCCAGTGACAACGGCATCTACACATGCAACATCACTGTGGACGGCCAAAGCAGGAAACCCGTCTACAGCTACACACTCAGGGTGAAACTATATG GGAAGAAAGTGGCATGGTTCCCAAATATTACATATG CAGGACCTCTATACAGTCTGGCGGCTCTGTCTCGGTCAGCTGTCACACTCCCCTGCCCCAACATCAATGGTGACTATGTCCTGCTTTACTGGTGGCGTCCAGattcaccatcatcatctccaGAGCTGATTTTTCAGTTCGACCGCTGGAGAGACTCCAAGAAGCAGTCTAATCTCCGCCTCAGTTTGCTCAACCGCCCCTCTGTGCTTTCTGGGAACTTCTCTTTCCTCCTGAGACCAGAGATGAAAGACGCAGGCCGATATCAGTGCGAGGTCTTTAGGGATGACCAGGTTTTTGCTCAGGTTACAGCACTGACTGTATTATATG gTTATAGCAAGATAAGATCCTACTCTTCCTCGATGGACCTGATCTGTATGTATAGCGAGCGTTCTCTGGTAGCCTCAGTAAAATGGTCGCACGTCCAGAGACCTGAACGTCAGCTGCCTTCAAGTGCAGTTATGGGTCAGACAATCATTACAATAGACCTCCCAATAACGCCAGACACGGCTGGCGACTACACCTGTACTCTTCAACTAAACAACGGTCAAACTATCAGATATCTTTACACCGCCACGATGCCTCGTACAG AGCCACCTTGCTGTTCAAGTGAGCAGCCTCATGATTTAACCACCCAGACTGCTGTCTCTCTGCTGCAGCCTACTG AGCGTAACAGTACACCTGAGCCATCCATTCTTCTCccagctctctctcttctcctctttttgGTACCTGTGGTTGCTGTCGCTGTCGGGGTGTTGCTATGGAGACGAGGACCTTGCACCTTCCCTCAAA atatGGAGCGTACTCTGTCTCACTACTCTGGAGAAGTGGAGAACATCTATGAAACTCCTGAGGATGTGAGACAG TCAACTCCCCAAAATGCAGTGTATATG GATCTGAAGCTTACAGGCGAGACGGATGTTTATAGGGAATTAGACAG ATATGACCAGTGTTGTGGCTGA
- the g6fl gene encoding g6f-like isoform X2, producing the protein MSSYSLLFSLVCICECFIFPASAQRVNAWSDVIMVETGSAVTLCCSEEPVVTPRLVTWMMMGDKGTNWTSLFSVIREGGNKRLQNAGRILEISDQIFLRFTATEESGGLYSCLLEKEDKKFKERIILLAVIKLTLAPASVIPIDSTARLKAEVSPSYAVAGGTWLSRTGSPLLTDVSLAGTLLTKLPRVTPSDNGIYTCNITVDGQSRKPVYSYTLRVKLYGKKVAWFPNITYGPLYSLAALSRSAVTLPCPNINGDYVLLYWWRPDSPSSSPELIFQFDRWRDSKKQSNLRLSLLNRPSVLSGNFSFLLRPEMKDAGRYQCEVFRDDQVFAQVTALTVLYGYSKIRSYSSSMDLICMYSERSLVASVKWSHVQRPERQLPSSAVMGQTIITIDLPITPDTAGDYTCTLQLNNGQTIRYLYTATMPRTEPPCCSSEQPHDLTTQTAVSLLQPTERNSTPEPSILLPALSLLLFLVPVVAVAVGVLLWRRGPCTFPQNMERTLSHYSGEVENIYETPEDVRQSTPQNAVYMDLKLTGETDVYRELDRYDQCCG; encoded by the exons ttaatGCTTGGAGTGATGTGATCATGGTTGAAACAGGCTCAGCCGTCACCCTGTGCTGCTCTGAGGAACCCGTTGTAACCCCCAGGCTGGTTACATGGATGATGATGGGAGACAAGGGGACAAATTGGACCAGCCTGTTTTCAGTTATCCGAGAAGGAGGGAATAAGAGACTACAAAATGCAGGCAGAATTCTGGAGATATCTGATCAAATTTTCTTGCGATTTACTGCCACAGAGGAAAGTGGAGGGCTCTACTCTTGCTTGCTGGAGAAGGAGGACAAGAAGTTTAAAGAGAGAATTATTCTTCTTGCTGTTATTAAAC tgaCCTTAGCGCCGGCTTCTGTCATCCCCATCGACAGCACTGCGAGGTTAAAAGCTGAAGTATCTCCCTCCTATGCCGTAGCGGGTGGGACGTGGCTCTCACGCACCGGCTCACCATTACTCACTGATGTGTCCTTAGCAGGCACCCTGCTCACCAAACTGCCCCGTGTCACCCCCAGTGACAACGGCATCTACACATGCAACATCACTGTGGACGGCCAAAGCAGGAAACCCGTCTACAGCTACACACTCAGGGTGAAACTATATG GGAAGAAAGTGGCATGGTTCCCAAATATTACATATG GACCTCTATACAGTCTGGCGGCTCTGTCTCGGTCAGCTGTCACACTCCCCTGCCCCAACATCAATGGTGACTATGTCCTGCTTTACTGGTGGCGTCCAGattcaccatcatcatctccaGAGCTGATTTTTCAGTTCGACCGCTGGAGAGACTCCAAGAAGCAGTCTAATCTCCGCCTCAGTTTGCTCAACCGCCCCTCTGTGCTTTCTGGGAACTTCTCTTTCCTCCTGAGACCAGAGATGAAAGACGCAGGCCGATATCAGTGCGAGGTCTTTAGGGATGACCAGGTTTTTGCTCAGGTTACAGCACTGACTGTATTATATG gTTATAGCAAGATAAGATCCTACTCTTCCTCGATGGACCTGATCTGTATGTATAGCGAGCGTTCTCTGGTAGCCTCAGTAAAATGGTCGCACGTCCAGAGACCTGAACGTCAGCTGCCTTCAAGTGCAGTTATGGGTCAGACAATCATTACAATAGACCTCCCAATAACGCCAGACACGGCTGGCGACTACACCTGTACTCTTCAACTAAACAACGGTCAAACTATCAGATATCTTTACACCGCCACGATGCCTCGTACAG AGCCACCTTGCTGTTCAAGTGAGCAGCCTCATGATTTAACCACCCAGACTGCTGTCTCTCTGCTGCAGCCTACTG AGCGTAACAGTACACCTGAGCCATCCATTCTTCTCccagctctctctcttctcctctttttgGTACCTGTGGTTGCTGTCGCTGTCGGGGTGTTGCTATGGAGACGAGGACCTTGCACCTTCCCTCAAA atatGGAGCGTACTCTGTCTCACTACTCTGGAGAAGTGGAGAACATCTATGAAACTCCTGAGGATGTGAGACAG TCAACTCCCCAAAATGCAGTGTATATG GATCTGAAGCTTACAGGCGAGACGGATGTTTATAGGGAATTAGACAG ATATGACCAGTGTTGTGGCTGA
- the abhd16a gene encoding phosphatidylserine lipase ABHD16A has translation MAVWLWFRCLFGPSLYRIHRPQDSSRPDSRTVRRGWDYQPRGLERHTDSILGWASVLWSLSYYSSPLILCYLYRKGYICSSKFIPVSQYIGTVLVCLLGVACLRGWGRWKNTEYHQFITILEETKKNHTSSNKKKLASFDFNFSHWPVDFSWNEVSNPKLLKAGVSLLKPEPKHRGAADSLLSSVRTLPCHVVSYLVAHSFGRRMLYPGSVGLLQKAMRYMLQQGQAKLIEEYDGQRNKLVACDGNKIDTMFVDRRGNGGPNGKTLVICCEGNAGFYEVGCMNTPLDGGYSVLGWNHPGFAGSTGVPFPQNEANAMDVVIQFAVHKLGFQLSDIILYAWSIGGFTATWAAMSYPEIRALVLDASFDDLLPLALKVMPDSWRPLVTHTVRQYMNLNNADQLCKYQGPVLLIRRTKDEIITTTGPEDIMSNRGNDLLLKLLHYRYPKVMTDDSVRAVRQWLAAGSPVEEESVYVGYEVDDDWCLSVLQSYQTDRDAPFPWSVGEDMALEGRRQLALFLARKYMRNFDAMHCTPLPISEFQVPWKL, from the exons ATGGCTGTTTGGTTGTGGTTTCGCTGCCTGTTCGGGCCCAGTTTGTACCGGATCCATCGGCCACAGGACTCCTCCAGACCCGACAGCAGAACCGTAAGGAGG GGTTGGGATTACCAGCCCAGAGGTTTGGAAAGACACACGGACAGTATCCTTGGTTGG GCTTCAGTGCTGTGGTCCCTGTCTTATTACAGCtcgcccctcattctctgttatCTCTACAGGAAAG GTTACATCTGCAGCAGTAAGTTCATTCCTGTCAGCCAGTACATCGGCACCGTGCTGGTTTGTTTACTGGGAGTAGCGTGTCTGAGAG GCTGGGGTCGCTGGAAAAACACTGAGTATCACCAGTTCATCACCATTCTGGAGGAGACCAAGAAGAACCACACAAGCAGCAACAAG AAAAAACTTGCTAGTTTTGACTTCAACTTCTCGCACTGGCCAGTAGATTTCAGCTGGAATGAAGTCAGCAATCC GAAGTTATTGAAGGCAGGAGTTTCCTTGCTGAAGCCAGAGCCAAAGCACAGAGGAGCAGCAGACAGTCTGCTGAGTTCAGTACGAACACTGCCATGCCATGTcgtcag CTATCTTGTGGCTCACTCGTTTGGCCGGAGGATGCTGTATCCCGGCTCTGTGGGTTTGCTGCAGAAGGCCATGAGGTACATGCTGCAGCAGGGACAGGCCAAGCTAATCGAAGAG tATGACGGTCAGAGAAACAAGCTGGTGGCGTGTGACGGAAATAAAATCGACACCATGTTTGTGGACCGGAGAGGAAACGGAGGCCCAAACGGGAAAACTCTG gtgatATGTTGCGAAGGGAACGCAGGCTTCTATGAGGTTGGCTGCATGAACACTCCACTGGATG GTGGCTACTCAGTCCTCGGCTGGAATCACCCAGGATTCGCAGGCAGTACT GGTGTGCCGTTTCCTCAGAACGAGGCGAACGCGATGGATGTAGTGATCCAGTTTGCTGTGCACAAACTGGGGTTCCAGTTGAGCGACATTATTTTGTATGCCTGGTCGATAGGGGGCTTTACAg CCACTTGGGCAGCGATGTCATACCCCGAGATCCGCGCGCTGGTTCTGGACGCCTCCTTTGACGACCTCCTGCCCCTGGCCTTAaaggtcatgcctgacagctgGA GACCGCTGGTGACTCACACAGTCAGGCAGTACATGAACTTGAACAACGCAGATCAGCTTTGCAA GTACCAGGGACCAGTTCTACTGATCAGGAGAACCAAAGATGAAATCATCACAACCAC GGGACCAGAGGACATCATGTCCAACCGAGGAAATGACCTACTCCTGAAACTGCTCCACTACAG GTATCCTAAAGTGATGACGGATGACAGTGTCAGAGCAGTCAGACAGTGGCTTGCAGCTGGATCGCCGGTGGAAGAAG aGTCTGTATACGTCGGGTACGAGGTGGACGATGACTGGTGCCTGTCTGTGCTGCAGTCCTATCAGACAGACCGAGACGCGCCGTTCCCCTGGAGCGTCG GTGAGGACATGGCTCTGGAAGGCAGACGGCAGCTCGCACTTTTCCTG GCTCGAAAGTACATGAGGAATTTTGACGCGATGCATTGCACACCGCTCCCCATCTCAGAGTTTCAAGTTCCCTGGAAGCTCTAG